The Acetobacter oryzifermentans genomic interval CACGTATCTGCTAGTTCTGCCATAGGGGAAGACGGCGTAATGGGGTAAATCGCACAAACTTCGTTCACACGATAAGCAATATGCGCAACAGATGTATTGCCATCCATTGTCTGGAGTTGTTCAGCCATGACATTCTCCATTTTATGCACGCACCTTGAAGCGTGTAGGCATAATTGGCTCACCCAAACTTCCCTTTGTTGGCGTGGCCTCTACTGGTTCAGGGTTCATCTCAATGGCATGGCAAGGGCACTGTTCTGCGCAAACTGCGCAACCGGTGCACAGATCCATCTCAACCGCATATCCCTTCCCCGGCCCTAGCCGCGTAATAGCTTGTTCGGGGCAAGAGGCATAACAATTGTCGCATTCAAAGCAATTGCCACAGGAAAGGCATCTACCGGCTTCATAACGTGCTGTTTTTTCATCCAAACCGGCGAATATTTCATCAAACCCGGCCCGTTCCGTTAAGGGGCGCTCGGGCTGCTTGCTTCGGTCTGCCTGCGCGTAATCTGGCAGGTGCAGCATATCGAATGAGACAAGCGGATGTGCCGCAGGGTGCACATAATGACGCCCGGCCAAATAAGCATCTATGGCACGTGCTGCAAGCTTGCCGTGGCCTGTTGCGGTTGTCATGGTGCGTGCGCCACCTATGCAATCTCCGCCGGCAAAAATGCCATCCTGCCCTGTTATGAGCGTTGCGGCATCTACAACAACCGTATCACTCGTACTTATGGTGATAGCTGGCGCTGTTTTAAGCAAAGCCAGATCACTATGCTCTCCAACGGCCATAACCACTGCATCCGCTGGCAAATGTGTTGTCTGCCCCGTTGGGGTTACGCTGCCATCTGGGTTCATGGTCACTTTTTCAACTGTGACCCCATCTGCACCAAAATGGTCTGCAACGCTTAACCATTCAATTTTAACTCCTTCTGCAAAGGCTGCATCTGCTTCGCTTGGCAAGGCTTCCATGTGCTTGGGATCATAACGGAAAATCAGAACCGTATCTTTGGCGCCCAAACGTTCTGCTGTACGGGCGGCATCCATTGCCACGTTACCCCCGCCAACAATGGCAACACTGCGGCCCAACTGGGGCGTTTCACCTTTGCTCACATCATCCAGCAAGTTCACGGCATCCACCAGTTTTTTACCATCTGTTGCTGGAATATTCAGATGGTTGGCTAACTGGGCCCCTACGGCCACAAACACGGCATCAAACCCGCCTTGCTGACGCGCTTGAGAAATATCATCAACCCGCACACCACATCGCAGCGTAACGCCCGGCATAGACGTTATTCTAGCAATTTCATCTTTCAGAGGCTGTCTCGGCAACCTGTAGGCCGGGATGCCGTGCATCATCATCCCCCCCGGCTCTGCTGCGGCTTCTCGTATTTCAACCTGATGCCCTAGTCTGGCAAGATGATAAGCGCAGGAGAGCCCTGCTGGCCCACTGCCTATAATCAGCACTTTTTTGCCCGTGGATGGAGCAGACTGAAAACGCCATCCATTCTGCACTGCCAAATCACCCAAAAAGCGCTCTACAGCATGAATGGAAACCGCATCATCCAAACTGCCCCTGTTACACCCACCTTCGCATGGGTGGTAACAGGCTCTGCCGTGTACTGCGGGCATCGGGTTATTTTCTGTAAGTGCGTACCATGCTTTTTCGTAATCTCCAGCCTGTGCATGTGCCAACCAACCTTGAATATCCTCCCCCGCAGGACAGGCATGGTTACAAGGCGGCAAAAAGTGTTTGTAAACAGGTCTTTGCCATCGAGAACTCCCAACACCTCTACGTGTTGTATCCTGCATGACCTGTGTCATGTCGTGCAGCTTTATAGTCATGTAGGTTCTCTCCCGACCCCGTGGCCATTTCAAAGTGGCCGTGCGCATGCAACGCACATTTACGGAACAGATTTCTGAAACACATGCGTGAACCGTAATGCGCTTTGTGCAGGAAGGCAAAAATCGAATAATCCGTCAACTTTAAATTGATGAAAATATCTTCTCATTTAAATTATTTTTCTTGCAAATAATTTTCATTAAAAATTATTATTCGACAATAATTCCTATTCATAAAGAAAATAAGAACCAAAATAGTGCTGTATTTTAAAAAATAATAATTTGACGTATTATTCATTTTTGTTTTCCACAAAACTCATTTTCAACACTTAACTCCGAACAAGAAAACTGCAACGATGCAGGAGCCCCCCCCCCCCCTAACGACTGCCTCTTTTTTGATGAACATCACACAACGGATCATGGTCCATAATAGTTATTTAGAAACAAACTAATAATAAGAATTAAAATAATTAATGAAAATTATATACCGATTTAATACTTAATTTATAATATTTTTTGTTTGTTTGTTCTTTTTAATGTTATATTTTTGATTGATGAAAATATTATATCCCCCTCTACAATGTATTAAAAAATATCTCTTTTTTTAATCTTATTTTATTGCCGCTTTCAGACGGAGGAATTTTACTGTAAACAAAGAGCGAGAAGGACACTGGAGTTTGTAAAAAATTGACGGAACGCCCGCAAAAGCCCGTTACCAAGGCTAAACCAACAACAACCAGACCCAAAAAGTCCTATCGCGCTTCTCAAAAACGCGAAATGACACGCGCATTCAAGCAAGATGCCTTTGAAAGCGCGGCATGGAAAGTTTTTTCTGGCATTGGCTTAGATGCAGCAACAGTTAGAGATATTGTTGCTCTTAGCAATGTCTCTCCGGGCAGTTTCTATAATTATTACAAAACCAAAGAAGCCATTTTTGATATTATCCTCGTAAAAGTTGCGCAGCGCGTAAGAGGTGCAGCACGCCAGGCACGGAGCGAAGAAGATAATCTGGATGCAATGCTCCAGAAAAGTCAGTGCGCAGCTTTCCGGGAACTTCTCAGTATCCATGGTGCTCCGCATTTTCTGGAGCTGAATCAGCACCATATCAGAGCCAAGCTTTTTAATATGAGTGAAACACGGGAAATGCTGGATGACCTGAAGCAGAACCTGCTCAGATTGGTCCCCATGAAAAATACATCTCCCGAACGCATGGATTTTATTGCAGCCGCTGTTTTAACAACAGCTCTGGAAGGGTTACTGTATATTGCGCGCAACCCTTTAGTTGATATTGATCAAACATCCCATCTTACAGCGGGTATGGCAGCGGCAGGTATCCGTGCTGCTGCTGCGGCTGCCGGCTAATTTTTTGTCTTACCCGGCAGCAGAGGTAAGATGTGTGTATAGGATAGAGCAGCCAATAAGTATAAGCGCTATCCCACCACAGATCTCTGCATAGCGGCCAATCCACACACTGGCATGCCGCCCTAGCATAACCCCTGCCGTTGCCATAACCGTGGTAACGGCACCAATAACCAAGCAGGCCGATAAAATATTCACCTGCATAACGCCTAAGCTCACCCCTACCGCTGTTGCATCTATGCTGGTTGCCAAAGCTGTTCCAACCAACCCCAACACGCCACGGCTTACAGCTTTAGGCTGTTCAACTTCAGCCGCTTCTTCTGATGCATCTTTCATTGCCAAGCGGATCATGTTGCCGCCAATACCGCAGAGCAGTGCAAAGGCTATCCAATGGTCTACTGCGGCAATCCACGTGCTTAAAGCTAACCCCAGCACCCAACCCACAACAGGTGTAATGGCCTCAAAAAACCCGAACACAGCACCAATACGCAGGGCATCATTCCAACGTGCGTGTTTAACACTGGCCCCTTTGCCAACCGCAGCAGCAAAAGCATCCACAGAAAGAGAAAGCCCCAAAACGCCAAGTGTAAAAATACCAGTCATGAGCTTGTCCAAGGGCCGCAAAACGCAAAACAGCACGCACCGCCCCCCGGCCACAGTTGAGGCAATGATGCCGTTGGTCTTGCTGGGCGTTTTTTCTAAAACGCTGTCTCCGCCATGGCCTGCTGGCCAAGTGTGTTGACGAAGACCCCTCTGCAACAGAGGGTGGCTACTCCCCAATGAACGGGGCCTCTGTATCAATATCGCCGACATTCCGCAAGAGCCTGAAAAACCGAAGGCTTTCACGCAACATATGAAGCATTCATGATAATTCGAAATAAGAAGGTGAACGCTGGGCAAAAATAGCCGTTAGTATGCTGAAGCTAAATTCTGCGTGACATAAACTCGATAAAAAGGACAAAACACTATGATAAAATTATATTACACTCCGGGTGCCTGCTCTTTAGCATCGCATATTATTTTAAATGAAACACGCCTGCCCTTCGGTCTGGAAAAAGTAAACCTGAAAACCAAGACATTGGAAGATGGTCGAGATTATCTTAAGATCAATCCACGTGGTGCTGTTCCTGCCATCGAAATTTCACCCGGCGTAGTGCTTACCCAAAACGTGGCTATTCTCCCCTATATTGGCAACCTTTCTGATATTGCCGCCTTCCGGCCAGCAGAAGGCTCATTAGATCGCTCACGTCTGCTGGAAGCTCTGGGTTTTTGTGAAGATGTGCATAGTGCTTTTGGTATACTCTTCACCCCCGATCTGCCTGATACCACACGCGCACTTTGCCAAAAAACAGTAACCCGGCGGTTGGAACAGCTTGAGCAATTGCTAGAAAGCAATGGCACAGACTATTTACTTCCTGCTGGGTTTAGTCAGCCTGATGCCCTTATGGCCGTGATTTTAAGCTGGGCCGCCCCTTTGGATATTGATCTTGCCGCTTACCCCAAAGCACGCGCATTACGAGATAAAGTGTTTAACCGCCCTGCCACACAGGCCGCCCTTAAAGCAGAAGGTTTAGTGTAAGCCAGCAACTCTCCTGCCCTGCTAGATACTTTCTTGATCCTGTGGGGCAGGAGAAACCATATACATACCGGTTGTACGTGCTGGAGAAATCAACACCAACCCTGCAGCACGCGCGGTACGCACAGCAAGCGCCGTAGGCGCAGAAAGAGACACCACGGCGGACATGCCAGCAGCAACAGCTTTTGCGGCCATCTCATAAGAACAGCGGCTCGTTAAAAAACAAAACCCCTGCGTGAAATCTAGTTGATGCCTGAGCCCATATCCTATCAGCTTATCCAAGGCATTATGGCGGCCAACGTCCTCTCGCATATGCACAATATGTCCATTAGGCAAACACCACGCGGCAGCATGCAGCATACCAATGCCTTTATTCAAAACCTGATGGTTTCGTAAGTTTTCAAATGCTTTATGGATTGCGTTTGCATCAGGCTCCTGCCCTATTACACCACATATTTTACGGTTTGTTATGCTTTCCATGTCGGAACCACAAATCCCACACCCTGTCCGCCCTGCTATCGGACGGCGCGTGCGTGCCAGTACCTTGCGCAAGGATTCTGCATTTACGCGCACATCAGCCCGCAAGCTATCAGGCTGTGCTGTTATTTTTATTTGTCGCAAATCTGCACCGGAAGAAATAATATCTTCTGTAAAAGAAAAACCTACAATAAAATCATCTATATCATACGGTGTTATCATCATGACCGCATAATCAATACCATTGTATATTAACGCGAGAGGTGTTTCCTCTGCTACCATAAGCGTGTTGTGCTCTCGCGCCACAACTACGCTTTCATGCCCTTGCGGCCAGCTTATCCGCTCCGCTTCATACGGAAGCGCTACAGAAAAGGATATATTTTCTGCCATCACCCATTTCCTCTTGCAGCATCAACCTTACACACAGGAGCGCAATATTTTTGTGCACGCATAAGATCTTCAGGCGTGTTAATATTCATAAAAGGGTCCACTCCCTCTATTAGAGGAAAATCTACAGCACGTGCTTCCAAAACATGGGTAAGTGTACGCACACGTGTTTGATGCTTTTTATTCTCCGCCGTTAGGAAAGATAACTGTGCCGCCAACACTGGCTTGGCAGAAACAGGCCATGCTGCCACCAATGGGTGAGATTGCCCCCCACAACACGCATACGAAGGGGCTGGCACAAGTGCAGCCACAAGCCCCACAGGAATAAACGGCGTATCCACCGGTATTGTTATGAGTGTATCGTAACCGCACTTTTCTGCCCATTCCAACCCGCTTAACACCCCAGCCAATGGCCCTACATTATGTATGCTGTCTGGCAAAACAGGGCATTGCCAGGCACTAAAGCGTGCAAAATCACCATTAGCGCTAATCGCTACGGCGCTGCATTCGTGCTGCAACCGTGCAAAAACACGATCTAGAGAAAAGCCATTCCCTGTATCTAAAAATGCCTTATCCTGCCCATGCATTCGGCGCGCCTGTCCGCCTGCCAACACCAGTCCGGCTATTTTCATGTCCATTCCACCCTTTTTGAAAATATCTTTCTTGTTGATTCTAGTTTTTACTTTTTACACATTCTAAAATCTAAAGGATTTTTATATGCCTTATTGGTTTTGCAAACATGACATCTCAACGTACGCAGCTTATTTTTGGCATTATCGGCCGCAGTGGGGCCGGTAAAACGCATTTAATATCACGGTTGCTTCCTGCTTTTTGCCATCTCGGTTGGCGCGTCTCAACCATCAAGCACACGCATCATGGTGTAGATATGGACAAACCCGGCAAAGATACGTTTGTACACAGGCAAAATGGCGCTACAGAAGTTATGCTAGCCACCCCTGAACGATGGGTGCTTCAGCATGAATGCAATACCCTTCCCACTATATCTGATTTGCTCCAGCGTATGGAACCGGTAGATCTGGTACTGATAGAAGGCTTTCATGCAACTATGCCTACATGCATGGAAGTATGGAGACCCACCATAGGGAAAACCCCTTTATTCCCGCAAACGCCGGGGGTTGTTGCTATGGCATCTGACAATTCCAACATACCAAATATTCCAAACAATCTTACTGTTCTGGATCTGAATGATACAATAGCTATTGCAGCATATATTCGTGCGCACGCTTATGCGTTCAAATTACCAAACTAACTTGTAAAAGGTATCATCTGACACATATCCCCCACCTGTAGAGTTTCACCAGCCGACACTTTCACAAAACCAGTAGCCCGTGTGAGACAAAGAATATCAGAGGCCCCAACAGACGGCACAAGGCTAATAGAGTTTTCTCCCTTATTTTCTGTAAAATGCACTGGCAGAAAACAGGTTGTATCTGTTGCCGCAACATAAGAAAAACGGCTTTGCCCTTCTGTTGCTATACTTGCATTTGCCTCATACTTTTCATCCACCAGACAATGCAAAAATGGCACAACAAACAGTTGGGCACATATAGCTGCCGCTGCTGGATTTCCGGGCAGACAGAATACCATTTTCTGGCCGAGCTGCATGACTGTCATGGGCTTGCCGGGACGTATTTTAACACGTCGAAAAAGACATTTAGCCCCCATCTGGTTAAGGACAGACAAAACATGATCAGTCTGCCCAACAGAAATACCTCCCGTGGTGATAAGAATATCAGCTTCCTGCACGCACTGATAAAGGAGTTTATGCAAATCCTCCGCACTGTCTGAGCCACATACATAACGCGTGACCAATGCACCTTTACTTTGCAGCATTGCTGCTAGTAACTGTGTATTCAGTTCCGTTCGGCAATCTGTTGCTGTTGCGCCAAATTCTGCTCCATTGGCCACAACACAAATTTTGGGGCGTTTATATACAGCTACCTGTTTCTTACCTTGGTGCACCAATACAGGTAAATGCCGCCAATCCAGTTTTTGGCCGTGTTCGAGCAGCATATCACCTTTACAGAACTCCTCCCCTTTCCGCCGAACGTTCAAACCACTTCGGGCGGTCTGTTCCCGCAGATGTACACGCCCATCCATTATGGATGCGCGTTCCTGCGCCACAACACAATCAGCTCCTACAGGAAGCCGTGCCCCCGTAAGAATGCCGTATGCAACATCTTGACCCAAGGGTGGTGGAGTATCCCCCGCCGCTATTTGCCCAGCAAGAGGCAGACCTGTGTTCCCCGCTTTTTCCATATCAGCACAACGGAAGGCATACCCATCCATTGCTGAAATATCAGCTTCTGGGCGCGGCATCACTGCCCTTACATCCTCTGCAAGAATACGCCCATCTGCCTGCGCAATAGATACAAACTCTATTGGAAGTAATGGTATGTTTTGCATGCAAGCGGCAAGAAGTGCTTGTGCTTCATCATACCCCACCATATCTGGCGCTGTGCATTTTTGTTCTGGAGTGGCGGAGGCTAATAAAGAACCAACCATACAGCCATTATCCCGGAAATGAGAACGGATTCAAACCTGCGCGCGAAAACCCCTGCTGTTCTACGGCTGTATCCAAAGCAAAGCTATCCAGATCATCTGCAACGGCATCCAGATCCGGCTTATAATCCAACCGAAAAACCTTCAGATATGTTTTGCAGTCTCCACAGCTTTCGACTTGAACCGGGGCTTTTAAATCTTCAAATGTCCAGTGTTCAACATGAGCAGATGCACCGCACTCCACGCAGATACCACGCACTCTGTGCCAACGTGTCTCACACAAACTGCACTGAAGGTAACGTAGCCCCTCACGGTCTCCGCCCAATACAAGACTGGCTACCGGCTGGGCACCACAACAAGGGCATAATCTGGCCTCTCCAACAGGTTGTGTCTGTTGAATATGCTTCTGGTCTTGCCCAACAGCCTGCGCCCAAGAAACAGATAAAGCGGCCCATAGTATAACGGCTAACCCGGCATCAACCTGCGTATAATTCCCGCGTAACAAGTGGACAGCCGACTTTTTTAAAGCTGGTATATTCTGCCTGTAGCTTTCCAACATTATGCGCGTTTCTTCTGGAACAACAAACTTTACTTGCTGCACTAAAAATAAAAACGCCTGTTGCCAGTATGGTATTGCCAGAAACAACTTTTCAAGCTGATCTTGATCACATCCCTGCTTTGGCAAAGCACGAATAGCAGAACCGTCTGCCACACTCAGCGGCATATGTTTCAAAATCTGCTGCTGTGCCAAAACAAGATGAGAAAGAAATTCAAAATATCCTCCCTCCGCCTCACCCCGTTGTTCTGCCAGAAAACGTAGCCGTTTTTCCCTGCGGGTATATACAGCTTCCAGAACCGGAAAAATCAGTGGCTCAATAGCCTGCACGCCCGGCGTGCGTTTATCCAGCGGAACAATATCGGTTTCAGCACGCATCAATGTGGCCGCTTTGCAGAAGATTTTTCAGCAGGCAATACTTCCTCTTCATACCACCGATCATGATGCTGCCGCGCCCACGCACGGGATACGTAGCCTGTAATCATACCGCCAATAGAACCCCGTACCCATATGCCCATATAGATATGCCCCAACACCAACAGAATAAGCCCAAGCCCTGCAACAGAATGCGCCAGCAAAGCCAGCCGCACCACAGGGATGGAAAAATACATAGCAAAATAGGCGCGCCAGATTATTAACCCACTTACCAGAAGCAGGCTGATAAGTGACATAATGCCCCAGAACAATATCTTCTGGCCTGCATTGTATTTGCCGATCTGTAATTTCTCACCATGCTTGTTCATCAGCACATCAACAATATGGCGAAACCACGTGATATCTGTGCGCACAAACAGGTTGTGGTGCACAAAGCGCACGCACATACACATCAGCAATACAAATACTGTTATACCAAGAAACGGGTGTAGCAACCGCGCCATCTGCGGTGGCCCAAGCACATACCCAAGCCAGTTCAGGCTAGGGAAAAACCATGAGATTCCAGAAAGCGCAACCAGAAAAAAACAGGCAACCATTGTCCAATGGCAAAGCCGATCCATAAACTTTGTGCGTAGTATAAGATTTTGGGTATCCATTACGCATCACTCCCGTTCTGGTCCGGCTTTTCATCTGCCGCCATCCGTTCCTGTTCAGAAACCTTCGGCAATGTTTCATCCGTGGTATTGGGGCCAACGGCCATGTAATGTGCAAAGGCACCTGCCAACGTGGCAACAAAGCCAAGCGCACCAACTGGTTTCAGCCATTCCTTCCAGCCACGTACAACCGGGCTGATATGAGGTTCGGCTGGCAATCTGTGATAAAGAGTTGGATTATCGGCATGGGTCAGCACATACATAACATGCGTGCCGCCTACGCCCGGCGGATCATACAATCCTGCACCTTCATGCCCACGACTTTTAAGATCTTCCACACGCGTTGCCGCCAGATCTTTCATGTCTGCCTTGGAACCAAAAGATATAGCGCCGGTCGGGCAGGTTTTTACGCAAGCGGGTTCCTGCCCTACAGCAACCCTATCTGCGCATAAAGTGCATTTGTAAGCCTTGTTATCTTTTGTATTGATACGCGGAATATCAAACGGACACCCCGCAATACAATACCCACAACCAATGCATTGTTCAGACTGAAAATCCACAATGCCGTTAGCAAACTGCAAAATAGCACCCGGGCTTGGGCAGGCCTTCAGGCAGCCCGGGTCCTCACAGTGCATACATCCTTCCTTGCGCAGCAACCATTCCAGCTTGCCCCCCTCATCCTCCACTTCATCAAAGCGGATGACGGTCCATGTTTCTGCTGTTAGGTCAGCGGGATTGTCATATACACCTACGTTGTGCCCAACCTCGTCCCTTAGATCATTCCATTCCGAACAGGCAACCTGACACCCCTTGCAACCCGTGCAGAGAGAAACGTCAATCAGTTTGGCGACTTCCTGCTCATGCCGTCGCGCCTGAGGTGATGGTGTAAGCCCATTGGTGGCGGAACGGCGAATGATGTCCTGTGACTGCATGCTCATCAGCGCACCTCAGACTTTTTCAACATTAACAAGGAAGGCCTTGAACTCTGGGGTTTGAGAGTTTGCATCGCCCATGGCTGGTGTCAGTGTATTGGCTAAAAAGCCTTTACGTGTGGCACCCTTAAAACCCCAATGGCAGGGCACTCCAACCTGATCAACTTCCTGCCCCATCACATTCAGGCGTTTAAGCCGCTTGGTGACTACTGTCTTGGCCTCAATATACCCACGGCGGGAAGACACTCGCACCGTATCACCCGCGGCAATGCCCAGTTTGCCAGCAAGAGGCTCCCCTATTTCCACAAACTGCTCTGGCTGCATAATGGCGTTTAGATGTGAATGCTTTGTCCAATGCCGAAAAAGCTCTGTAATGGAATAAGTTGTGGCCACATATGGAAACTCTGACGGGCTGCCCATACGCGGTATTTCATCTGCAAATTGTCGGGCCACTGGGTTATGCCGCACCTTGCTCCCCAACGCTGGCGCCAATACCGGGCTTTCTGTTGGCTCATAATGTTCGGGGAAAGGCCCATCTACCAACGATGCCCCCGCAAAAAGACGGCTTACACCTTCACTTTGCATAATAAATGGCCCAACACCGCTACCCGGCGGAGATGTAAGCGGGTAATCAGGCACATCTGCCCCGCCCCAACGCTGGCCATTCCATTCAATAATCTTGCGGCGCGGATCCCACGGGCGCCCCTGTGGATCCAACGATGCACGATTGTAAAGCAAGCGCCTGTTTGCAGGCCAAGCCCATGCCCAACCGGGCGTATTACCCAGACCTGTATCCGTATTATCGCGCCGCGCCATCTGGTTACCGGCCTCTGTCCATGAACCAGCAAACACCCAGCAATAGCTGGCTGTTGTGCCATCATCTTTCAGCACAGAAAAATCAGGCAGCAGCTCCCCTTTTCTAACAACCACCTTGCCTGCGGCATCCTGAATATCTGCCAACGCATAACCATTCGCTTCCTGCGCCACTTCCTCTGGCGTAGGATCTTCCGGGTCCCGGTAGTTCCACTGCATATTTAGAACGGGTTCTGGGCATATCCCCCCTTCCTTCGCGTACAAAGCGCGCAACTTGGTAAAGATGGTGCCCAGAATGCGTCCATCATTCCAAGCTTCTCCTGGTGGTTGCGTGCCTGCATAATGCCACTGCAACCAACGTGCAGAATTCACCACTGAACCATTTTCTTCTGCAAAACAGGAAGAAGGCAGGCGGAAAACTTCTGTCTGGATATCTTCAGGCCTTACATCATTGTAAACGCCCTCGTTCTGCCAGAAATTGGATGTTTCTGTATCCAGCGGATCAATTGTTACAAGGAAACGCAATTTAGCTAAGCCATCACGCATACGGTTTTTATCTGGCATGGCAGCAAGCGGGTTAAAGCCCTGCGCAATGTAACCGTTGACCTTGCCTTGCTGCATACGTTCAAAATAGGCCAGCATATCGTAACTGCGGTCCCACTTTGGCAGCCAATCATACCCCCAGTTATTGGAAGCTGTGGCATGATCCCCCCATAGGGTTTTCATCAGACTTACAAAAAACTTGGGCGCATTATGCCAATAATTAACCTCCTTGGGCTCATCCGCCTTTGGGGTAACTGCCAGCAGGTAGGCATCTAATGTTTGCTGGCTGTCTTTAGGCAGATTCATATACCCGGGCAGACGCGTTGAAAGCAGCCCAAGATCCGTATAACCCTGAATGTTGGAATGTCCGCGCAAAGCATTCAGGCCGCCACCGGGCATCCCCACGTTACCCAACAGCATTTGCACCATAGATGCCGCACGAATGATCTGAGACCCGTTGGTGTGATGGGTCCAGCCCAGAGCGAACAGGAACGTAGACGTACGATCTGGCACACTCGTAGATGCCAGTGTTTCACATACGTGCAGAAAATCTTTTTCCGGCGTGCCCGTGATTTGGGAAACAAGCTCTGGCGTATAGCGGTTCGTATAGGTGCGTAAAAGATTTAGAACACAACGTGGATTTTGGAATGTTGGGTCCTGCTTGGCAAACCCTTGTTCATCGCGCTCGTAATCCCACGAGGTTGTATTGTAGCTACGCGTAGCGGCATCATACCCGGTAAACAGGCCTTCATGAAACTGAAAGTCTTCACGCACTATCAACGCGGCGTTTGTGTAGGCTTTTACATATTCATGCTGAATTTTATCGTGCGTCAGCAGATAATTGATAACACCCAACATAAAAGCGGCATCAGAACCAGCACGAATTGGCGCGTAAAAATCTGCAACGGCTGCACTT includes:
- a CDS encoding manganese efflux pump MntP → MTGIFTLGVLGLSLSVDAFAAAVGKGASVKHARWNDALRIGAVFGFFEAITPVVGWVLGLALSTWIAAVDHWIAFALLCGIGGNMIRLAMKDASEEAAEVEQPKAVSRGVLGLVGTALATSIDATAVGVSLGVMQVNILSACLVIGAVTTVMATAGVMLGRHASVWIGRYAEICGGIALILIGCSILYTHLTSAAG
- the mobB gene encoding molybdopterin-guanine dinucleotide biosynthesis protein B, whose amino-acid sequence is MTSQRTQLIFGIIGRSGAGKTHLISRLLPAFCHLGWRVSTIKHTHHGVDMDKPGKDTFVHRQNGATEVMLATPERWVLQHECNTLPTISDLLQRMEPVDLVLIEGFHATMPTCMEVWRPTIGKTPLFPQTPGVVAMASDNSNIPNIPNNLTVLDLNDTIAIAAYIRAHAYAFKLPN
- a CDS encoding NAD(P)-binding protein; the protein is MTIKLHDMTQVMQDTTRRGVGSSRWQRPVYKHFLPPCNHACPAGEDIQGWLAHAQAGDYEKAWYALTENNPMPAVHGRACYHPCEGGCNRGSLDDAVSIHAVERFLGDLAVQNGWRFQSAPSTGKKVLIIGSGPAGLSCAYHLARLGHQVEIREAAAEPGGMMMHGIPAYRLPRQPLKDEIARITSMPGVTLRCGVRVDDISQARQQGGFDAVFVAVGAQLANHLNIPATDGKKLVDAVNLLDDVSKGETPQLGRSVAIVGGGNVAMDAARTAERLGAKDTVLIFRYDPKHMEALPSEADAAFAEGVKIEWLSVADHFGADGVTVEKVTMNPDGSVTPTGQTTHLPADAVVMAVGEHSDLALLKTAPAITISTSDTVVVDAATLITGQDGIFAGGDCIGGARTMTTATGHGKLAARAIDAYLAGRHYVHPAAHPLVSFDMLHLPDYAQADRSKQPERPLTERAGFDEIFAGLDEKTARYEAGRCLSCGNCFECDNCYASCPEQAITRLGPGKGYAVEMDLCTGCAVCAEQCPCHAIEMNPEPVEATPTKGSLGEPIMPTRFKVRA
- a CDS encoding TetR/AcrR family transcriptional regulator, coding for MTERPQKPVTKAKPTTTRPKKSYRASQKREMTRAFKQDAFESAAWKVFSGIGLDAATVRDIVALSNVSPGSFYNYYKTKEAIFDIILVKVAQRVRGAARQARSEEDNLDAMLQKSQCAAFRELLSIHGAPHFLELNQHHIRAKLFNMSETREMLDDLKQNLLRLVPMKNTSPERMDFIAAAVLTTALEGLLYIARNPLVDIDQTSHLTAGMAAAGIRAAAAAAG
- the mobA gene encoding molybdenum cofactor guanylyltransferase; amino-acid sequence: MKIAGLVLAGGQARRMHGQDKAFLDTGNGFSLDRVFARLQHECSAVAISANGDFARFSAWQCPVLPDSIHNVGPLAGVLSGLEWAEKCGYDTLITIPVDTPFIPVGLVAALVPAPSYACCGGQSHPLVAAWPVSAKPVLAAQLSFLTAENKKHQTRVRTLTHVLEARAVDFPLIEGVDPFMNINTPEDLMRAQKYCAPVCKVDAARGNG
- a CDS encoding glutathione S-transferase family protein, giving the protein MIKLYYTPGACSLASHIILNETRLPFGLEKVNLKTKTLEDGRDYLKINPRGAVPAIEISPGVVLTQNVAILPYIGNLSDIAAFRPAEGSLDRSRLLEALGFCEDVHSAFGILFTPDLPDTTRALCQKTVTRRLEQLEQLLESNGTDYLLPAGFSQPDALMAVILSWAAPLDIDLAAYPKARALRDKVFNRPATQAALKAEGLV
- a CDS encoding molybdopterin molybdotransferase MoeA — protein: MVGSLLASATPEQKCTAPDMVGYDEAQALLAACMQNIPLLPIEFVSIAQADGRILAEDVRAVMPRPEADISAMDGYAFRCADMEKAGNTGLPLAGQIAAGDTPPPLGQDVAYGILTGARLPVGADCVVAQERASIMDGRVHLREQTARSGLNVRRKGEEFCKGDMLLEHGQKLDWRHLPVLVHQGKKQVAVYKRPKICVVANGAEFGATATDCRTELNTQLLAAMLQSKGALVTRYVCGSDSAEDLHKLLYQCVQEADILITTGGISVGQTDHVLSVLNQMGAKCLFRRVKIRPGKPMTVMQLGQKMVFCLPGNPAAAAICAQLFVVPFLHCLVDEKYEANASIATEGQSRFSYVAATDTTCFLPVHFTENKGENSISLVPSVGASDILCLTRATGFVKVSAGETLQVGDMCQMIPFTS
- the fdhD gene encoding formate dehydrogenase accessory sulfurtransferase FdhD — protein: MAENISFSVALPYEAERISWPQGHESVVVAREHNTLMVAEETPLALIYNGIDYAVMMITPYDIDDFIVGFSFTEDIISSGADLRQIKITAQPDSLRADVRVNAESLRKVLARTRRPIAGRTGCGICGSDMESITNRKICGVIGQEPDANAIHKAFENLRNHQVLNKGIGMLHAAAWCLPNGHIVHMREDVGRHNALDKLIGYGLRHQLDFTQGFCFLTSRCSYEMAAKAVAAGMSAVVSLSAPTALAVRTARAAGLVLISPARTTGMYMVSPAPQDQESI